GTGCACAATCTATAAACATGCTTAATTTCCACAAAGCTAGGGCAAATACCCTGGCATTCAGACTTGCAGTCTGCAGTACAACGTGGAACTAATGCAGTTCCATTGATTTAAGTACTGCATGGCTGAACTGAGAAGTAACTTGCTTTTTCGAAAAACCTTCATCTTGCAAATTTGTGACATTTGCTTACTTTTTGTCACTCTCACAACACCACAGCAGAGGGAGTACGCCTGTCAGTGCCCATTCCCACCTTTCCACAGTAAGAAGCCCGAGCAAGAAGCTGAGCTCTGGAGTCAGGAGAACCTACAATATGCAACCATGTGATGACCTAGCAGGCGATGACTTGAAAGTCGTGGGAAGGTGCTTAAGGCCTCAGCAGTATGGGCAGACACCATTCCGCTATCGGGTCCCTGGTTTTTCATCTGCGTTTTAATTAAAAGAACCCCATTTTATGATATTTCAAATACCTGCAACACGTATTGTGCCATGAGCTCTGCATGCCTTTGAATCGACATGTTACATTTGGTGTAATAAATCCCGAGCGGCTCTTTGACAATTTTCAAGAGAAATAGTTCAGTGAAGTGGGACCTGCACTGGATCAAATTGGTCACTTTTTCATGGTTTAGGTAAGCACTATGACATGCAGGTTCAACAGCACCTGGCAGCCACAGAAGTTGGAAGTGCTCAgcaaggtggggggggggggggggtcaatcagTGACAATGGTAATTTGGTTAGAATTGTATTGTATGGCCAGTTTGCCTATGAGGTCAATCAATCTTGCAGGATGGCTGGGGAGATTTTGTGCAAACCTCAACAGATTCCTTGAGATCTCTTAATCTTCCTCTGGATTCACCCTGGATTTATTTGGATGCTCACTGGGAGGCCATTGAGAACAATTGCTAGAAAGCATTTCACACTTTATAATCAGTTACCAATACAAATTATAGCTGAAGTGATGCTGGTGCCACATAGTTTGTTCATACTAAACCCTTAAAGATTTGTTCATCACACGAAGAAATGTTTTACATAATTGTTGACATATTTACTGAAAGCATACCTTTCATTCTCCAGAGGTTACAAACATGCCACAATACTAAACTTTGCAAAGTTTTCGTGAAAACTGAAATAGGTGGCAGCAAAACTCAACGTCATAAAACATGCTCTCCACACATGTACAATGTTTCGATAGCGAGCTGATTCGGACAGACAACATATCTCCTGAGGTCAAAGGTAGTTATTTAGTGCTTACTTGTGCTGTATTTTCACTTTGATGTGCTTGAAAGGCATGCGGCAGCAATATTCAATACAGGCATCAATCCAAAATGACTCAAGTTGGTTGCGAATGTTTTTCATTCATACATGGACGGTGCTAGTTTATATATGAACAGCAACAGTAAAAAGCAAGTGCACTTGGGTGCAAAGCACAGCGCATAACAGTGGGCACAGGCAAAGGAACTCTGCTGAATGCACCAACTACtcagaacacagcagcaaaaagGCACCAAGAGTATAGCGAGCGAGTCTGCATAGCGGCAAGCAAAGAAGGCAGCAGTGTGTCATATACAACCCTACAGCACTGTATGGGTGTGTATGTCTGTATATGAAGGTGCGTATAAATTACACACATAAAAAATACACAATGCTTGCCCCAAAATATGGAATGTGGGCCCTATATCTAATTTTCTACAATATCAGGCGCTTTGGGATAAGCACTGCAAGGTCTAGGCTTGAAAACCACCCTGGAGTGGCAACAGGTGGCCCTGAGCTTTGACTGCATTGATAAGGAATGTATGTGATATGTCTATCTCTCCACTGCAGTCAAAGTAACTTTGATAGTGCTGGCAATGTGTCAAATGGTCCCATGTGCTGAATGATATGGCCAAGTCTGGACCCAGTGGCATCACCAGTAGTGCCAAATTGAAGGCATGCGTGGCAAAATATATATATCGTGCAGCTAAACGAGCCATTCATTTGTTATTGTACTAGTGTTTCACTACTATTCAGTGTGGAATGATTCTTGATTGTGTTTCCTCTTTGCTTCAGAACAAAGAGCCACGCATACCAGCTATATTGCTCTTATAACATGTCCTCCATTACTTCTAAAATCACAGAAAGTGCAATTATGTACACATCGTGCAACAGGTGCATAACAGAATGCAAGTCAGGCTTTGTAAAACATTGCCTCAAAATTTACAGTAAAAAATTATAGACAAAATCAAAAGAACATACAGTTCACTGCAGGCTGAATACTCAGCTTGGTGCAATAACTTATAGTATAGCAAAATACACATACAGTCAATGCTACTATGCAACGACATTCAGcaacagcatgttaacacttgACCCCAAATGAATGggaaagaaatacaaaacaatCTGTGTATTGAGCAGTAAAAATGACTTGCATAAACAATTTCGCCACATGTCTATACAGATTTACAACTTCTCCAAAAGGTCAAGCCTATGAAACAGCCGAACGCTTTGGGTAACATATTGCTTTGCAGAGCAAGCAGAACTTATTCCTCCCTAAATTTAGTTATAGGCAGGAATCGCATGTAAGGGGTCAGACTTGTTTTACCCCCAGCAGCCTTGCTGCTGAATCAGCAGGATTCATCAGCATCTCATCAATGATCTTGGAGTCCTGGATTCCCAAGAGGTTCTGAATGAGATCACCATTGCCACATTCATGAAGGCTTTTGGTTGCCACGTTGCAGGCCTCTGCTGTATCACCAGCCTTTCTTTTCTGCTTCCCAAGGAGGAGCAGTTTCTTTGAGGAATGTTTGTGATTAGGCTTGGGCTTGCCCAAGTCCTGTCCCTCTTCGTCTGAGCTATCTCCCAGCTCAGATAAAGGCAAATCATGGTGCTTGCGCTTATGTCGGGCCATACTGCTCTTTGAGGGGAGCTTCTGGTGGCAAATGTCACAAGGAAATTCATCTACCACATGGCAACTAAGCACATGCCTCTTCAGCCCATCACTGGACACATACCTACGCAAACAGAAGACACAAGCAATGCGGCGCAGCGTGTAGTCGTCATTAGAGTCCAGCCTGTCATTCTTCATATGAGCAGCTACAACCTCATGCTCCATGTTTGCAGGCAGCTGCAGGTCTGCGTGCTCTGACTGCAAATGGGACAGGCAGTCCGATCGCTGCACAAAGGCCCGATCACATATGTGACAGCGGTATGGCACCTCAATGAGCTGACCAACATGATGCTCAACTTCGGCAGCTGTACTGAAGGTAGCATCACAGCACGGGCAGTGCAGTCGGTCAGGGCGTTCATGGTTGCCTTCGCTGCAATTGTCTGAGCTACCTTCTCCAGCATCGTCCATGGCATCCAGTGAGTCATCATTTTGTGGCTCACTATCCCCATCAGTCGGCATACGTGCATTCTTGTCAGTCCCATTGCGAGACCAATGCTTGATGTAGTAGTGCTTGCGCAGATTGCCTCGTGTTGAAAATGTGCTAGTTGGGCAGATATTGCACTTGAATGGGCGTTCAGGCACACAACGCGTCAAAAGATCGCCATGGCGCCCGTGTTTGCGCACATAGTGTCGTTCACAGTTGGACTTTGTGGTGAACCAGATAGGGCAACTTTCACACTTGAAAGGCTTCTGGCCAGTGTGTGTCAGAATATGTCGTCTCAATGAACTTGTCCACGGGAATTTCCGAGAACAGTACGGACAGGCAACACTGTTAGGCGAGTCAGTATATGAGCTTCGTTTTCGCTCACGATGCTCCCCACCATCACTCTCACTGCATTCACCAGTGCCTGTTTCCTGTGTTTCCTCAGGCAAACCTTTCTCATCCAGCAGGTACTGCTGAAATACCTGTGAGTTGGCAGTGTGGATCACAGACGAAACACTAGCCAAATCTGCTGAGCCTTCATCACTGCCATTTTCAACACTTCGGCTGGACAAGTCTTCCACGCCCTTGTGGTCATCTTTTGACTCCACTTTTGTTTGCTGCTCTTGGCTCGTAGCAGGGGCCACAGCCTCAGCAGCATCGACTGCTTTGTTGGCTTTGCTGCTTAAAACAACTCTGAGAGCAGTCCGTGTTTCATCAGACAGAGTTGATGAAAAAGGTTTTGATGAACCAGGACTACTCATAGTTGGAATGAAGTTACGACTTCGTGTGGGCCTTGCATATTCTGGGTGCTTTCTTTTGATGTGACGCTCCATGTTAGACTTGAGAGTAAATCCTGCAGAACAGTAGACACAACTAAAAGATCTCTGGTTCTTTGGTGAAAGCTTTTCATTGACCATCTTAAATGTCATTTTGTAGATGTCATCGCTGGCACTAGAGGACTCCAATATAGTTGGGTTTCGAGCTGAAGGCAATCCATTTACAGGGGGACGCCCAAGGGGGGGAGTCTTGGGAGGCAACTGGTTTTTTGAGCTGGGCTGAAGGAGCTGGCTTGAAGTCTGTGGtaatggtggcggtggtggtggtggtggcggcggtggtggtggtggtggaattGTGGCACAGGGACTAGCAGAATGAGTAACTCGAAGTGGTTCAGGACTGTTGGAGTTTCTCCAGCTCAGATCTATGGCATGAACTGCCAGGTCCAATGGCTCCTCTTGTGGAGGGGGAAGCTCGGACAGGGAAACCAAGCTTTTGGCAGCAATAACTTGATCATCATTGTTGCTGGTTTCACTTTCACCTGTGACCCCATCGCGAACTGGCTTGAGAGTCAAATTGAGTGGCTCTGCAGCTTCTGATGGAGTCTTGGCTTCAGAAGGGTTCGGTGATGACAGGTCCAGACACAGGTCCCGCGATGGCTCCTCAGGGGCTGGTTCCTCAGGTGCTGGAGGCTGGCTGAGTGGAGCTGCTACATCAGTGGGAGATGTCTTCTGGGGACTGTCTTCAATGCTGCCCGTAGTGAGATCCTCTGAAGAATCACTGAGAGCCAGTGGCTTAGCAGCCACAACTTGTGCCAGGCGATCACGCATGTCTGGGTGCTGCTTAAGGGCATGTCGAATGCAATTATTCTTTGTGGAAAAGCCCAGTTTGCAGATGTTGCAACAAAATGGCTTCCTACTGCAGCTATTGTGCAGCGAGCGCAAATGGTGACGCAACACTCTGTTAAACTTGAAGTCTACACTGCAATACTTGCACACTGTTTCCAGGCTGCCCACTTCGGGAGCCAGAGCTTCAGAATTTGTACTTCGTTCAGCCATATGGGGGTTGTATTGCATGGCTCCTCGTACTTCACCTTTAGTCAACTTCTTGTGCCTCTTTCGTACGTGCCTTTCACAGTTGGCCTTAGTAGTGAAAGCGTACTTACAGATAGCACACTGAAAAGGCCGTTCTCCATTATGTGTTCGGAGGTGTCGTATGAGAGTGCTCTTGTCCATACTTGTGTAAGAGCAAACATTGCAAGCATAAGGCGTTGACCCATGAGAATGAAGCTGGCTGTGCTTGCGTAACAGGCCAAGACTTGGAAAAGACATGTGGCATAACTTGCAAGCAAACTGTGGCTGGCCTTCCTCTTCAGCATTAGATTCATCTCTTATTCCCTCTTCAGGTTTGCCACTATCAGGGCTGGCAGAGTCAGCCTCCAGCGGTGAGCCAGGTCGTGGTGAGGCTCCGCTCTGACCTGGTGAAGTTGCTGCCAATGGAGCTTTTGATGTCACCGATATTATAGACTGAATGTCAGCAAAGTCATGACCTGCCTCTTTCTCAGGCCTAGGTGTGCTACCATTGAAATAAGCATAACTTTCAAAATGCTCCTCTTTGGTGTGAGGAACAGTCTCCTCCAGAGCAGCACTTGATGATCGTGTCTGAAGCTCAAGCAAGGCCAAGAAGTCCTCCTTGCTACAAGCCGGAGCACCACACTGTTCAGCTCGGCGGTGCTTGAGCTGATGTGCCTCTAAAAAACGAGGGCTAGGGAAGTCGCAGCTGCAGCTAGGGCAAAAGGTACCCCGCCCATGGGCCTGGGCATGCAGGCGCAAGGCACTGCTGCATGGAAATGCGCGCTTGCAGAGGTTGCATTCAAATGTGTGGAAGGCACTGCTTGGTCGTCGGGCCTGGCTCTCACACAGTGACTTAGCAATAAGTGAGAACTTGCCAGTGGAAAAGTCCACAAATGTGAGGTCATGGAAGCCAGGGCCCTGGGGTGCCACTTCCTGAGGTCCACAGCGGTGGTCCAAGTAGGCTGCATAGCTGGCTGTTACCTGGCAGCACTGGGTGCACTGGATGGGGTCATGTGGATGGGTGGCCATGTGGCTGGACAGGCCAGCCCGGCACAGGAACGCCTTTCCACAAACAGGACAGGAGACCTGTTCAGGGACGGGAGACAGTGGGGGTGTGTCTACCTCAGGTGGACGCTTGAGACCCCGCCGGGAGGGCCCCTCAGATTCCTCGGGCCCTGCATGTGTGCGCATATGTCGATGCATATTGCCGTTGGTGGTGAATGCCATGTGACAAACGGTGCACTTGAAAGGCCGCTCGCCAGAGTGCACCAGCATGTGTCGATCCAGAGAGCTGGCTGAGCTCAGTGTCTTGCCACAGAGCCGACAGGTGTGCGAGTGGTCAGTTGGGTTGTGCTGGCGGATGTGGAGGGTTAAGGCATGTGATGAGCCCAGTACATCATCACACACGGGGCATATGTGAGGGCCTT
This Dermacentor albipictus isolate Rhodes 1998 colony chromosome 1, USDA_Dalb.pri_finalv2, whole genome shotgun sequence DNA region includes the following protein-coding sequences:
- the LOC135906636 gene encoding ras-responsive element-binding protein 1-like, with translation MNGEPGKLSPVHLIKDDGAGDTEKESSTDDQLHLGQAASPLGKPRSLPSKLDNSGTELSTNENQDIHQDGDLQRDTIAAKRKHSSVEGPHICPVCDDVLGSSHALTLHIRQHNPTDHSHTCRLCGKTLSSASSLDRHMLVHSGERPFKCTVCHMAFTTNGNMHRHMRTHAGPEESEGPSRRGLKRPPEVDTPPLSPVPEQVSCPVCGKAFLCRAGLSSHMATHPHDPIQCTQCCQVTASYAAYLDHRCGPQEVAPQGPGFHDLTFVDFSTGKFSLIAKSLCESQARRPSSAFHTFECNLCKRAFPCSSALRLHAQAHGRGTFCPSCSCDFPSPRFLEAHQLKHRRAEQCGAPACSKEDFLALLELQTRSSSAALEETVPHTKEEHFESYAYFNGSTPRPEKEAGHDFADIQSIISVTSKAPLAATSPGQSGASPRPGSPLEADSASPDSGKPEEGIRDESNAEEEGQPQFACKLCHMSFPSLGLLRKHSQLHSHGSTPYACNVCSYTSMDKSTLIRHLRTHNGERPFQCAICKYAFTTKANCERHVRKRHKKLTKGEVRGAMQYNPHMAERSTNSEALAPEVGSLETVCKYCSVDFKFNRVLRHHLRSLHNSCSRKPFCCNICKLGFSTKNNCIRHALKQHPDMRDRLAQVVAAKPLALSDSSEDLTTGSIEDSPQKTSPTDVAAPLSQPPAPEEPAPEEPSRDLCLDLSSPNPSEAKTPSEAAEPLNLTLKPVRDGVTGESETSNNDDQVIAAKSLVSLSELPPPQEEPLDLAVHAIDLSWRNSNSPEPLRVTHSASPCATIPPPPPPPPPPPPPPPLPQTSSQLLQPSSKNQLPPKTPPLGRPPVNGLPSARNPTILESSSASDDIYKMTFKMVNEKLSPKNQRSFSCVYCSAGFTLKSNMERHIKRKHPEYARPTRSRNFIPTMSSPGSSKPFSSTLSDETRTALRVVLSSKANKAVDAAEAVAPATSQEQQTKVESKDDHKGVEDLSSRSVENGSDEGSADLASVSSVIHTANSQVFQQYLLDEKGLPEETQETGTGECSESDGGEHRERKRSSYTDSPNSVACPYCSRKFPWTSSLRRHILTHTGQKPFKCESCPIWFTTKSNCERHYVRKHGRHGDLLTRCVPERPFKCNICPTSTFSTRGNLRKHYYIKHWSRNGTDKNARMPTDGDSEPQNDDSLDAMDDAGEGSSDNCSEGNHERPDRLHCPCCDATFSTAAEVEHHVGQLIEVPYRCHICDRAFVQRSDCLSHLQSEHADLQLPANMEHEVVAAHMKNDRLDSNDDYTLRRIACVFCLRRYVSSDGLKRHVLSCHVVDEFPCDICHQKLPSKSSMARHKRKHHDLPLSELGDSSDEEGQDLGKPKPNHKHSSKKLLLLGKQKRKAGDTAEACNVATKSLHECGNGDLIQNLLGIQDSKIIDEMLMNPADSAARLLGVKQV